Proteins from a genomic interval of Stenotrophomonas sp. WZN-1:
- the ribD gene encoding bifunctional diaminohydroxyphosphoribosylaminopyrimidine deaminase/5-amino-6-(5-phosphoribosylamino)uracil reductase RibD, giving the protein MTTPFSVLDHLHMANALRLAERAAYTTRPNPMVGCVIAHGERVVGQGWHQRAGGPHAEVFALREAGSEARGATAYVTLEPCAHYGRTPPCALALIEAGVSRVVAAMRDPFPKVDGGGFDLLRNAGIKVAEGLMAVQARELNKGFLSRVERNRPWLRVKLAASLDGRTAMADGSSKWITGPAAREDVQHWRARAGAILTGADTVLADDPMLTVRLADTEVMPPLRVVLDSRLRSLECSRVREGGAPTLYLHDAAVSAPDAADAEFASVPSVEGRLDLGAVLALLAERGINEVHTEAGATLAGALLRGGWVDELLLYQAPTLLGDNGRPLLAGLGIDAMDQQRRLRVVDQRQVGEDIRLLLRP; this is encoded by the coding sequence ATGACCACCCCGTTCTCCGTCCTCGACCACCTGCACATGGCCAACGCACTGCGCCTGGCCGAGCGTGCCGCCTACACCACCCGCCCCAACCCGATGGTCGGCTGCGTCATTGCCCACGGCGAACGCGTGGTCGGGCAGGGCTGGCACCAGCGTGCCGGTGGTCCGCACGCTGAGGTGTTCGCGCTGCGCGAGGCCGGCAGCGAAGCACGCGGTGCCACCGCCTACGTCACCCTGGAACCCTGTGCGCACTACGGGCGTACGCCGCCGTGCGCGCTGGCCTTGATCGAAGCAGGCGTGTCGCGCGTGGTCGCGGCGATGCGCGATCCGTTCCCGAAGGTCGATGGCGGTGGCTTCGATCTGCTGCGCAATGCCGGCATCAAAGTCGCCGAAGGTCTGATGGCGGTGCAGGCGCGCGAGCTCAACAAGGGCTTCCTGTCGCGCGTGGAGCGCAACCGGCCGTGGTTGCGGGTGAAGCTGGCCGCCAGCCTCGATGGCCGCACCGCGATGGCCGATGGCAGCTCCAAGTGGATCACCGGCCCGGCTGCGCGCGAGGACGTGCAGCACTGGCGGGCACGCGCCGGTGCGATCCTGACCGGCGCCGACACCGTGCTGGCCGACGACCCGATGCTGACCGTGCGCCTGGCCGATACCGAAGTGATGCCACCGCTGCGCGTGGTGCTCGATTCGCGCCTGCGTTCGCTTGAATGCAGCCGCGTGCGCGAGGGCGGGGCACCGACGCTGTACCTGCACGATGCAGCGGTGAGCGCACCGGACGCGGCCGACGCAGAATTTGCCAGCGTACCCAGTGTTGAAGGCCGTCTCGATCTTGGCGCGGTGCTGGCACTGCTGGCCGAACGCGGTATCAACGAGGTGCATACCGAAGCCGGCGCGACGCTGGCCGGTGCCTTGCTGCGCGGTGGCTGGGTAGACGAACTGCTGCTGTATCAGGCGCCTACGCTGCTGGGCGACAACGGTCGCCCGCTGCTGGCTGGCCTTGGCATCGATGCCATGGACCAGCAGCGTCGCCTGCGCGTGGTTGACCAGCGTCAGGTCGGCGAGGACATCAGGCTGCTGCT
- the nrdR gene encoding transcriptional regulator NrdR, whose translation MHCPFCQHADTRVIDSRVSEDGATIRRRRECEACGERFSTLETVELKLPAIIKSDGTREAFDQRKVRAGFDRALQKRAVAEDKIEAAVRAVVHQLRISGEREVPSIKVGEFVMNELRKLDHVGYVRFASVYRSFEDVADFREEIEKLERDLPSSTEQLQLLGDVIALTKKKKG comes from the coding sequence ATGCACTGCCCCTTCTGCCAACATGCCGATACCCGGGTCATCGACTCGCGCGTCTCCGAAGACGGCGCGACGATCCGTCGTCGGCGTGAGTGCGAAGCCTGCGGTGAGCGCTTCAGTACCCTGGAAACGGTGGAGCTGAAGCTGCCGGCGATCATCAAGAGCGATGGCACCCGCGAAGCATTCGACCAGCGCAAGGTCCGCGCCGGCTTCGACCGCGCGCTGCAGAAACGTGCAGTGGCCGAAGACAAGATCGAAGCGGCGGTGCGTGCGGTGGTCCACCAGCTGCGCATCAGCGGCGAGCGCGAAGTGCCCTCGATCAAGGTCGGCGAGTTCGTGATGAACGAACTGCGCAAGCTCGATCATGTCGGCTACGTGCGCTTCGCGTCGGTCTACCGCAGCTTCGAGGACGTGGCCGATTTCCGCGAGGAGATCGAGAAGCTCGAGCGCGACCTGCCGTCCAGTACCGAACAGCTGCAGCTGCTGGGCGATGTGATCGCCCTGACCAAGAAGAAGAAGGGCTGA